Proteins co-encoded in one Candidatus Bathyarchaeota archaeon genomic window:
- a CDS encoding ABC transporter ATP-binding protein: MTVLEVLNLVAGYWKIPVVEDVSIRVDKGEIVALLGPNGSGKSTVLKSIMGFAKVFKGKIVYNGSDVTGVPANRLVKMGISYVPQVANIFGSLTVKENLEIGAYLRKEGVEKDMEEVLEFFPELKGMLRRRADSLSGGERQLLALARALMSKPRLLLLDEPTASLSPKTALNVFSKIIEIRDEGIPILMAEQNVLKTLEISDRAYILVSGKCIASGSSEEILKDENLGRLYLGLK, translated from the coding sequence CTAGTTGCAGGGTACTGGAAGATCCCCGTCGTGGAAGACGTTTCCATAAGAGTCGATAAGGGAGAGATAGTTGCACTTCTAGGACCTAACGGAAGCGGGAAATCGACCGTTCTCAAGAGCATAATGGGTTTTGCAAAGGTGTTCAAGGGCAAGATAGTCTATAACGGTTCGGACGTGACAGGAGTCCCGGCTAACAGACTTGTGAAGATGGGTATCAGCTACGTTCCTCAAGTAGCTAACATCTTCGGAAGCCTCACAGTTAAGGAAAACCTTGAGATAGGTGCGTATCTCAGGAAGGAGGGTGTGGAAAAGGATATGGAAGAGGTCTTAGAGTTCTTCCCAGAGCTTAAAGGTATGTTGAGGCGTAGGGCCGACAGCTTAAGCGGGGGGGAGAGGCAACTCCTAGCGTTAGCTAGGGCTCTTATGAGTAAGCCGAGGCTTCTACTGCTAGACGAGCCTACTGCAAGCCTCTCGCCTAAAACTGCTTTAAACGTGTTCTCCAAGATCATCGAGATCAGGGACGAGGGTATACCTATACTGATGGCGGAACAGAACGTGCTTAAGACGCTAGAGATCTCAGACAGAGCATATATACTTGTGTCCGGAAAGTGTATAGCCTCAGGATCCTCTGAAGAGATCCTTAAAGACGAGAACTTAGGCAGGCTTTACCTCGGTTTAAAGTAG